The DNA region ttagggttagggtagggttagggttagggttagggttagggttagggttagggttagggttagggttaggggttagggttagggttagggttagggttagggttagggttagggttagggttagggttagggttagggttagggttagggttagggttagggttagggttagggttagggttagggttagggttagggttagggttagggttagggttagggttagggttagggtagggttagggttagggttagggttagggttagggttagggttagggttagggttagggttagggttagggttagggttaggttaggttagggttagggtttggggtagggttagggttagggttaggggttaggggttagggttaggttagggttagggttagggttagggttagggttagggttagggttagggttagggttagggttaggggttagggttagggttagggttagggttagggttagggttaggttagggttagggttagggttagggttagggttgggttagggttagggttagggttagggttagggttagggttagggttagggttagggttagggtaggttagggttagggttagggttagggttagggttagggttagggttagggttagggttagggttagggttagggttagggttagggttagggttagggttagggttagggttaggttagggttagggttagggttagggttagggttagggttagggttagggttagggttagggttagggttagggttagggttagggttagggttaggggttagggttagggttagggttagggttagggttagggttagggttagggttagggttagggttagggttagggttagggttagggttagggttagggttagggttagggttagggttagggttagggttagggttagggttagggttagggttaggttagggttgggttagggttaggttagggttagggttagggttagggttagggtggttagggttagggttagggttagggtttgggttagggttagggttagggttagggttagggttagggttagggttagggttagggttagggttagggttaggttagggttagggttaggggtgggttagggttagggttagggttagggttagggttagggttagggttagggttagggttagggttagggttagggttagggttagggtttagggttagggttagggttagggttagggttagggttgggttagggttagggtagggtagggttagggttagggttaggttagggttagggttagggttagggttagggttagggttagggttagggttagggttagggttagggtagggttagggttaggggtNNNNNNNNNNNNNNNNNNNNNNNNNNNNNNNNNNNNNNNNNNNNNNNNNNNNNNNNNNNNNNNNNNNNNNNNNNNNNNNNNNNNNNNNNNNNNNNNNNNNNNNNNNNNNNNNNNNNNNNNNNNNNNNNNNNNNNNNNNNNNNNNNNNNNNNNNNNNNNNNNNNNNNNNNNNNNNNNNNNNNNNNNNNNNNNNNNNNNNNNaaccaggacccccaggaccccccaaacccccccgggcccccggccccgccccagcgctgcccctgtgccccccagaaCCCCGACATCGTGCTGGTGCACTACCTGAACGTGCCGGCCATGGAGGAGGGCGGGCGGGGCTGCGCCCCCCGGCTCTGCGGACCCCCCCTCTGCCCCGGGGCCCCCCCGCTCTGCGCCGCCTCCGCCGACCCCCGCGAGTGGCTCAAGTGgtcccaggaggagctggtggcacagcTGCGCCCCATGTGTGAGTGGGGGGCTTCTCCGGGGGGTTTGGGTAGGGGGGTCGCCCAAAATTGTCTTTTTTTGGCGTATTTCTTGTGATATTTATGgggggctggaggagggagATGCCCTCAAACCCCTTTTTGTGAGTGTGGGGGCTTTTCCTGGGGGCTTTGGGATGGAGGGATGCCCaaaatgatctttttttttggtggatttgTTGTGGTGTTTGTGGGATGTTTATGGGGGTGGAGGGGGGAGATGCCCTCAAACCCCCCATGTGTGAGTGGGGGGCTTTTCCGGGGGTTTGGGTAGGGGGGACGCCCaaaattgtccttttttttggtggatttgTTGTTGCTTTTATGGGGGTTGGGGAGGGGaggacaccccaaaccccccctgtGTGAGTGAGGGGCTTTTCCCGGGGGGTTTGGGAAGGGGGGATGcccaaaattatctttttttggCGGATTTGTTGTGCTGTTTGTGGGATATTTATGGGGACTGGGGAGGATCCACCAAACCCTCCTGTAGgattttgtctgtttttctcTGGGGTGAAGCAGGACTGGGGCAGCCCGAGGCTGTTTTGGGGGGTCGGGGAgggaaccccaaaccccctcctgGAGGGATTTTGTGCTGCCTTTCCCACGGGGTGGGGGGGCTGCGCGCGGCAGTTTTGGGGGGGCTCTGGCGCTGAGGGGTGTCCCCCCTGTCCCGCAGTCCACGGGGTGAAGTGGGGCTGCGGGAACGGggccgctgcccccgggctgtccctggagcagctggtgcAGCACGTGCTGGAGAGGCACCAGGCCCGGCCGGGCCCCCCGCACCCACGCCTGCCTCTGCGCCGGGGGCCTGGGTGAGACTGAGCCCCCAaaccctcagggacccccaaaccccggGGAGACCACTGGGGAAACCcaccgggacccccaaacccctgggGAACCcactgggacccccaaacccccagggCCCCCCGCACCCACGCCTGCCTCTGCGCCGGGGGGCTGGGTGAGACTGACCCCCCAAACCCTcggggacccccaaaccccggGGAGACCACTGGGGAAACCcaccgggacccccaaaccccagggacccccgCACCCACGCCTGCCTCTGCGCCGGGGGCCTGGGTGAGActgacccccccaaaaccctggGGAGCCCACTGGGacccctgagcccccaggggaccccaaaaccccgggGAACCCACGGGGGAAACCACCAGGACCCCTGAACCCCCGGGGAACCCACTGGGATTTCCCTCAGCTGAatgggacccccaaatctccagggacccccccccgggacccccaaacccccagggaccccactGGGACTCTCATCCCCCTGGGggtctcttccagctcttcctgaACCCTCCCTGGGATCCCCCCAAACCACTGTGACACCCTGGACCCCCTTGGGacccccccagaaccccctCGGGACCCCCTAGAATCCCTCGGGACCCCCCAGaacccctcaggaccccccggCACCCCTTGGGACCCCCCCGAACCCCTCAGGACCTCCCAGAACCTCTTGGGACCCCCCAGAACCCCCTCGGGACCCCCAAGAACagcccctgggaccccccagaacagcccctgggacccccccagaACCCCTTGGGACCCCCCAGAACACCCTCGGGACCCCCCAGAACCCCTTGGGATCCCAGAACAGCTCCTGGGACCCCGACTTGTCCTTGGGGCCCGTGCAGacctcaccccaaacccctcggGACCCCCCCCAGAATTCCTCCGAACGCCCCAAAGTCCCAAATTCTCCTCGGGGACTCCCCAAAATCTGACGCCCCCCCCCTGTTGCCCCCCCCGCAGGCGCTCCCGGCCACAAGTGCAGCAGCACCAAGCACCGCATCATCTCCCCCAAAATGGAccgggggggctcgggggacccccccaaacccgccccctcctcctcccccgaCACCACGCAGCCttccccggggctgggggacgCCGAGGGGCCCCGGGCCGCGCCCCCCGCTGCCGGGGGGCTGCCCCTGGTGGTGGTGGGCAGCCTCGGGGGGGGCGGCGCGGCGCCGGGGGGGCCCGAGCAGCCGCTGGGGCTGACCCCCAGCCAGCACCTGGTGGTGACCCCCGAGGGGTCGTGTCCCagcgccccgccgcccccggccgcCTTCGACCCCGACTGCTTCCTCAACAGCCCCCGCCGCGGGCAGACCTACGGCTGCGAGGCCGAGGCCCCCCCCGGCGCGCCCCCCCCCGGGGcgggaggaggatgaggatgaggaggaagaggaggaggaggaagggaagcagGGCGCGGgtccccaggagcccctcggCGCCgcccccctgccccagcccgcCTTCCCCCCGCCCTTCCCCGAGCTGCTggcgggggacacgggggtccCCCCGAACCTGCGCCAGCCCCCCCCAGCACGCCCCCCCACCACCTCCCCTCGACCCCCGCGGGCCCCCCCAGCGAGCCCCCCGTGGCCATCACCGACTTCTCCCCGGAGTGGTCCTACCCCGAGGTGAGTGACGCGCCCCGAGGTGAACGCTTTGTGAGGAGGGGGTGTtgtccccctttccccccccctcccaccccccagggGTCCCCGCTGaccccccccggtgtccccccacCGCAGGGCGGGGTGAAGGTGCTGATCACGGGTCCCTGGGGCGACCCCGGCGCTGCCTACTCGTGTCTCTTCGACCGCACCTCGGTGCCGGCCGCGCTGGTGCAGCCGGGCGTGCTGCGCTGCTACTGCCCCCGTGAGTGTCCCCCTGCCCCGGGGGCGCCCcccaccccgtgtccccctccCCGCCGCGCTGAGCcgtgtccccctccccagcccacgAGGCCGGCGTGGCCGCCCTGCGCGTGGCCTGTCCCCCCCGGCTGCTCTCGGCCGCGGCGCCCTTCGAGTACCGGGCACGGGGGGCACCGCGGGGccccccccggggcacagctgGACTGGCTGGCGCTGGACGGTGAGTGAGGaccaccccccacccccaaaaagGGACCCCCGAATGGGGTAACCGCCCCCGGGGCAGCTCATCCCCTTTTGGGATGGGTCCCGTTGTGGTGACCCCACAACCTGTGGGGTGATGCTCTCTGGGATTGGGGTgctcgggggggggggggctctGGCTGTCAGGGTGCCCCCctcacccccgtgtcccccccccTCTGGCAGAGGCTCAGTTCCGTCTGTCCATCCTGGAgcgcctggagcagctggagacgCGCCTGGGGGCCCtgccccccccccgcccccccacGGGGGGCTCCCTCCGAGACCCCCCCCGAGCAGGTGAGGCCACCCCCAGGTCAGCCCTGGTGATCCCGGTGTCCCCTGACGTGCCCTgatgtccccggtgtccccaaacGTGCTGTAGTGTCACCTGGCATCCCCCGTGTCTGTGGAATCCCCGGGGTCCCCATGGTCCCCGCGTGTCCTTCGTGTCCTCGAGGgtctcctgctgtccccactgtgTCCCTCATGTCCTCGAGGGTCTCCCAATGCTCTCTGCCCTTCCCTGATGTCCCCACTGTGTCCCTCATGTCCTCTGCCATTCCCCGATGTCCCCACTGTGTCCCTCACGTCCTTGAGGGTCTTGTGatgtcccctgatgtccccccTATGTCCTTCATGTCCTCGAGGGTCTCCCAATGCTCTCTGCCCTTCCCTGATGTCCCCACTGTGTCCCTCATGTCCTCAAGGGTCTTGCGACATTCCCTGATGTCCCCACTGTGTCCCTCATGccctctgcccttccctgctgtccccctgtccccaccctcCCGTGTCCTGCCGTTCcaggtcactgtccccctccACCGTCCCCTGCCACCTCTCGGGACCCCCCGgtgctccctcctgccccccgtgccccccctctccccgtgccctgGCGTCCCCTGAGGTTCTCCCGGCTCCAGGGGCCGGGCTCGTCCTTCGAGGCGCGGGTGGTGGCCGTCTGCGAGGCCATGATGGCCCGGCCGGGGACgtcggggacagcggggacagcggggacctCGATGCTGGCGCACGGGGTGACCTTCCGTGGCATGACACTGCTGCACCTGGCGGCTGCCCAGGGCTACGCCAGCCTGGTGGAGGCTCTGCGGCGCTGGCGGTGAgcggggacacctggggacagctggggacagctggggacagctggggataCCTTGGGGCACACATGGGGACAGCTGGAGACACTTGGGGatacctggggacaccttgggggacacctggggacaccttgggggaCACCTGTGGGGGGACACCCGGGGACCTCGCTGGCACGAGGCGGGGGCAGCGATGGGCAGAGGTGACACTTGCCAgcctgtgtcccctgctgtccctgcagggcgcTGGCAGTTGAGagcctggagctggagcaggagatcGACCCCCTCAACGTGGACCATTTCTCCTGCACCCCGCtggtgaggggacactggggacactggcgGGTgtcaggggacactggggacactggggacactggggggtgtcaggggacactggggacactgagggcactggggacactgaggacactggggacactgaggacactgagggacactgAGGGCACTGAGGACACtgagggcactggggacactgagggcacTGTGGCcgtgctggtgacagcagggcagggtggccgGGCTGGCAGTGCACCCCAAGGGGTGCCTCACACGGctgtggggacaccaggggtgGCATCTGGGGACAATGGCCGCCTCGGGGACACCGTCACCTCCGTGTCCCCAGATGTGGGCGTGCGCCCTGGGGCACCGGGAGGCGGCGGAGCGGCTGTGCCGCTGGGACCGGCGGGCGCTGGCCGTCCCCGACTCGCTGGGGCGGCTGCCGCTGGCCCTGGCGCGGGCCCgcggccacctggccctggccacccgcctggaggagctgcaggtgtCGCCCGCGTCCCCGCGCTGTCACCTGCCCGGCCTGCGTGTGCCCTCGCCGCTGTCCGCCAGCCCCGACACAGGTACGGCACCGCCCTGGGCTCTGTCACTCTGTCCCGTTGTCGCTGTGTCCCCCCTGCTGGGGTCGCTGTCACCACGTTGTCCCCTTTCGTGTGCCCCCAGGGCATCGTTGTCCCCTCCAGGCTCCCCCCCCCCACCGTGTCCCCTGTACATCTTTGTGTGCCCAGGTGTTCTTTGTCCTGTCCCGTGTTTCCTGTGCCACCCCCATGTCCCCCGTGTCCTCTGTCCTCGTCagcccctctgtgtccctggtgtgtcccccctgtcccccggGGGTGTCTCTTGTGTCCCCTGGGGGTGTCCCTCTCCAGTTCTAACCCcccctgctgtgtcccctctgtcccctgggggTGTCTCTCCCCAGTTCTAACCCCCCCgccgtgtcccctctgtccccagggctgagcacagccagcagcctgtcctcCCCCTCGGGGCTCTCCGAGGGTCCCGGCTCCGTCCCGCTGCCCCCCGGCCCCCCTGGCCCCTCCGAGGAGGAGGGCtggggggtggcagtgccccccagcccccctgaggacgccctggccctgcccgcgGACGCCCTGCAGGTAAAGCCGGGGTGCAGCCGGGGCTGGGGACGCCCCCGGGGCAGGAGAGCCCCAAGCTCCTTTGTCCCCCAGGCCGAGGTGGTGACGCTGGCGCGACAGATCATCGAGGCCACCCCCGAGCGCATCAAGCAGGAGGCACCGGGGGGGCCCccgggggcactgggagcactgggagcagcgGGGGGGACCACGGGGACCCCGGGGCCGGCCGGGCCAGCGGGGCTGGGTGCTGCCATGGCCTGGCTGGCCACCTACCTGGAGAGCGTCGACCGTCCCCCCGCGCCCGCCCACAGGtacccctggggctggggggtgtCCAGGGGCACCCTCAGCTCCCTGGGGAGGGGGGTCACCCCCGTTCAGCAGCACCCCGGGGTGCTCTGGGGGGGGTCCCAgtgactgggacaggctgtatCCCCTTGGGAGGGTCCTTTAGTGGGGGTCTCCCTCATCCTGCAAACCCCTGGGGGGCGTCACCCCCATTTGGCAGCACCCCGGGGTGCTCTCAGGGGTCCTGGTGTCTGTGTCTCCGTGGGAGGGTCCTTTAGTGGGGGTCTCCCACTTTTAGCAGCACCCCGGGGTGCtctggggggtcccggtgccTGTTTCCCCTTGGGAGGGTCCTTTAGTGGGGGTCTCCCTCATCCTGCAAACCCCTGGGTGGCGTCACCCCCATTTGGCAGCACCCCGGGGTGCTCTCAGGGGTCCTGGTGTCTGTGTCCCCGTGGGAGGGTCCTTTAGTGGGGGTCTCCCACTTTTAGCAGCACCCCGGGGTGCTCTGGGGAGTCCCGGTGCCTGTTTCCCCTTGGGAGGGTCCTTTAGTGGGGGTCTCCCTCATCCTGCAAACCCCTGGGGCCATCCCCTGGCCCCTGGGACCCCTCAACAtccccctggggacactgggtgacactccACGGGCACGTCCCACCCTGGGGTGCCATCCCGAGCCCCCCCCTGACCCTGCTGCGTGCTCCCCAGGGCCGAGGCGGCCTcgcgggggtccccgggggtcccCGAGCGGCCGCCCCCCCCCCTCGGCCGCGGGCTGGGCCGAGTTCCTGAACGCGTccggggggggcgcggggcgaGGGGGGGGCCGTGGCGCTGCTGACCCTCAGCGACCAGGAGCAGCACGAGCTCTACGAGGCCGCGCGCCTGGTGCAGGGGGCTTTCCGCAAGTACCGGGTGCGTGCCCCCCTTCCCagagccccaaaaaccccccccGGGGGGGTCCCCAACTCTGCTGACCCCCGCGCCGCCCCCAGGGCCGGCggctgaaggagcagcaggagctggcgGCCGCCGTCATCCAGCGCTGCTACCGCAAGTACAAGCAGGTGCCGAGGGCtgggggacccccaaaaccccccaaaaccccctccccAACCCACCCCGggcagcccccagacccccctaACCCCCCCTGTCTCTGCCCCACAAGCTGACCTGGATCGCTCTGAAGGTAACGGGGGAGGGGGGGAGTTGGGGGTCACtcaggttttggggtgtttgggcacGGGGGTCCTTgctggggtggatttggggtgccCCCTTCTGTATCCCGTGTGTCACCCCAGTTTGCCCTGCTCCAGTGGggtgctgtgacactggggtgacaccagGGTCCCGTTTGAGGATGCTGTGTCCCCCTGCCCCCCAGTTTGCCCTGTTCCAGCGGATGACGCAGggtgctgtgacactggggtgacactggggtgacccTGGGGTCGCTGTTAGGggtgctgtgacactggggtgacagtgGGGTCCCAGTTACAGggtgctgtgacactggggtgacagtgGGGTGACCCCAGGCtgaccccagtgtccccctgcCCCCCAGTTCGCCCTGTTCCAGCGGATGACGCAGggtgctgtgacactggggtgacactggggtgacactggggtccCAGTTAGGGggtgctgtgacactggggtgactCTGGGGTCACTGTTAGGGGGTGCTGTGACTCTGGGGTGACTCTGGGGTGACCCCAGGCtgaccccagtgtcccctgccccCCAGTTCGCCCTGTTCCAGCGGATGACGCAGGCCGCCATCCTGATCCAGAGCAAGTTCCGCAGCTACGCGGAGCAGAAGCGCTTCCAGCGGCGCCGGCGCGCGGCCGTGCTGATCCAGCAGCGCTTCCGCAGCCTCCGCCAGCACCGGTGGGACCCGCGgcgccccggggccggggggcgcGGCCCGCGGGGGTCCTGACCGCGCCCTCGTCCCCCTCCCCAGGAGCACCTTCCTCACCCTCAAGCAGGACCAGGCAGCCAGGAAGATCATGAGGTTCCTGCGGCGCTGCCGCCACCGGTACGGGAGGGGACgcgggggcagccccggggaggggcggcggcctggggaggggtctcCAGTAGcccgagccccctccccaccatcgGTGTTTCCCAGGATGGAGGAGCTGAAGCAGAACAAGGAGGTGGAGAGTTTACAGACGCGGGGCCTGGCCTCGTGAGCCCCCCGCGGGctgcccccctgtccccccctgGCGTgtctgggtgtccccaggagggGGACAAGGCGGGGACAGCCCCCCGCACCCCCTCCCCCGCATGcccagacccccccccccccggcccgCGTGGGCTCTTTGTACAAAGTTCCATTAAAAAACGAGGAAGCGGGAATGAAAGAGGCGGTGTGGCTGTGTTTGTGTGGgggggacacggaggggacacggaggggacatcgctggggagaggggacatggcagggaggggacactgcgggggacatgggggagaGGGTACACgggagggacacggggggggatggaggggacaTCGCGGGGGGAGAGGGGAtatgggagggagggagggagggagggaagggaccTCGTTGGGgagaggggacatgggggagaggggacactgcgggggacatgggggagaGGTGACATCGCTGCAGGGACGCGCCCTTTAAGAGCAGGCCACGCCCCCTAATCCTGGCCACGCCCCGCTCCCCGctccgcccccggccccgcccacGTCCCCGCCGCCGTGACGCCAGAGGACGCCGGGGACGCGTCGCGCGCGCGGCGTCAGGCGCCGCCCCGTCGCAAGATGGCGGAGCTGGACTTGCTgggctccatcctcagctccatGGAGCGGCCGCCCGCCGCGGCCGACGGCGAGGCGCGGCGCCGGGCGCGGGGGTCAGCAGGGCCGGGGAGGGCGCGGAGGCCGCGGGGCGGGAgcgccgggcgggcggcggcgcgtCCCGGCCCCGGAGAGGGGGCACCGGGCGGGGGAACCGGCGCGTCCCGGCCTTGGGCCCCTCAGAACCCCCCGGCCCTCACGCGAGGCCCCGCCCCCAGCGCCCTGGCCACGCCCTCGCTGTCCTGAGTGACAGTGGGGGGCCCGCCTGGCCACGCCCCGTTGGCCGCacgccccgcccccggcccgctcagggccccgcccccggcggtTTTGGGGTGACCCCGCGCCCCAAAAGCGGCTTGGGGTGACCCTCGTGTCCCCCCCA from Passer domesticus isolate bPasDom1 chromosome 26, bPasDom1.hap1, whole genome shotgun sequence includes:
- the LOC135286299 gene encoding LOW QUALITY PROTEIN: calmodulin-binding transcription activator 2-like (The sequence of the model RefSeq protein was modified relative to this genomic sequence to represent the inferred CDS: inserted 5 bases in 3 codons; deleted 8 bases in 6 codons) codes for the protein MVRDPQDPPNPPGPPAPPQRCPCAPQNPDIVLVHYLNVPAMEEGGRGCAPRLCGPPLCPGAPPLCAASADPREWLKWSQEELVAQLRPMFHGVKWGCGNGAAAPGLSLEQLVQHVLERHQARPAPRTHACLCAGGLGAPGHKCSSTKHRIISPKMDRGGSGDPPKPAPSSSPDTTQPSPGLGDAEGPRAAPPAAGGLPLVVVGSLGGGGAAPGGPEQPLGLTPSQHLVVTPEGSCPSAPPPPAAFDPDCFLNSPRRGQTYGCEAEAPPGAPPPGAGGXDEDEEEEEEEEGKQGAGPQEPLGAAPLPQPAFPPPFPELLAGDTGVPPNLRQPPSTPPHHLPSTPAGPPSEPPVAITDFSPEWSYPEGGVKVLITGPWGDPGAAYSCLFDRTSVPAALVQPGVLRCYCPPHEAGVAALRVACPPRLLSAAAPFEYRARGAPRGPPGAQLDWLALDEAQFRLSILERLEQLETRLGALPPPXAPPRGAPSETPPEQGPGSSFEARVVAVCEAMMARPGTSGTAGTAGTSMLAHGVTFRGMTLLHLAAAQGYASLVEALRRWRALAVESLELEQEIDPLNVDHFSCTPLMWACALGHREAAERLCRWDRRALAVPDSLGRLPLALARARGHLALATRLEELQVSPASPRCHLPGLRVPSPLSASPDTGLSTASSLSSPSGLSEGPGSVPLPPGPPGPSEEEGWGVAVPPSPPEDALALPADALQAEVVTLARQIIEATPERIKQEAPGGPPGALGALGAAGGTTGTPGPAGPAGLGAAMAWLATYLESVDRPPAPAHRAEAASRGSPGVPERPPPPSAAGWAEFLNASGGARGEGGAVALLTLSDQEQHELYEAARLVQGAFRKYRGRRLKEQQELAAAVIQRCYRKYKQLTWIALKFALFQRMTQAAILIQSKFRSYAEQKRFQRRRRAAVLIQQRFRSLRQHRWDPRRPGAGGRXPAGVLTAPSSPPRSTFLTLKQDQAARKIMRFLRRCRHRMEELKQNKEVESLQTRGLAS